CGGAGACTTATCATTGAGAGCTGTTAACTTTATTTTCCTGATTATCGTTCTAGGATTGAGTGGTTCTTTGGCTGCTACTACAGTGTATCAGTCCAACCCCCAGGTCAACTTCTGTGTGTTTGCTGCTGCTTGGGCCCTTTTGACATCTACAATTTATGGTGCTCTTGCATACTTCATTTCATTCTTGGcttctcctcttttccTTGTCATATTTGATTTTTTGAACTTTGTCTTCACCTTTGCTGCTGCCACTGCTTTGGCCGTTGCAATTAGAGTTCATTCTTGCTCTAACAGCACCTACTTGGATAACAACAATGTTGCTCAAGGTTCTTCAGATAGATGCAGAAAGTCCCAGGCTACAGTTGCATTCTTGTACTTTTCGTTCTTTGTGTTTTTGTTCTCGCTAGTCATGCAGTTCCTTAACCTTGGAAAGAATGGTATCTTTGGTTCTTCCTACTCTGGAAAATCAGCAAGAACTGGTGTTCCAACCATGGCTCAGGTTTAGCTTACAATATTTCTAATTACTTTATTCTCTGcctcctttttttttcgttTCGTTTACTCGTTTATCCACACTCAAATGTATTGATACCTCATCTTATTTATTGTAGTCTGCTTGGCCCTACTTGTATCCTCGGCTCGCCATAAACTTCTCCACCATTTCCCATAGATACTCACTCGTTTGTCTATCCTTGAATCGCCTGCTTCTCTCTATAGAGATCACCTCCAAGTTCCACGTTTCAATGCTTTCCGGTATTGGGTCCCCATTGTAATGAACGTAGAATCCTTTCACTTTCTGGAAAAGTGCATTGGGCTTTGAATCTCGATAGTTTTTGAACTGCCACTGCTGTCCCGTAGTGAACACTGCCACCACACGATCCCAATGTTCTGGTTTCGTAAAGAACTTATCCACGTCGTTCACTACCACaaacttgatcttcttattgaagagtttcGAGTTTCTCACTATTTTCTGCATACTGACACTGTTGTTCTCAGACGATGGATCAATGAACTTTCCTTCCTCCAAAAATGATTTCACATTACCCATATTAATTAAAGCTGACGCAGAGGGAGAGAGTATGATAATGGGATCCTTATGTTTGAGTATAGCCGAGAGAGACTGTGAGCCAGCACCAACGGCACCAACGGCACCAGCGACACCAGCGGCACCAGAAACACCATCTGCTCCGTGTCTATGGTATCTTCCGGACTTGGAAGAACTCTTTTTCAAAGGCCGAATGATCTTGTATTCGCATTCTTTGGCAACATTCGAAAAATCAACTAATTTAGATCCTCTAAGTGCCTTGTTATGGTCCACgacttctctttcattgGATAGTACAAGCTTTAAGAAAGGGTCTGAATCAATAATCTTTTGTCGCTTTCCACCTGCCGTTTTATCCGATTTCGCTCCACgtttcttctgttcttcattatcctccttctcctcttctccCTTTAAATGCTCACACTTCTCTGAAGCTCCACTTAGATATGAAATCAACTCTGTTCTCTCCATGAAACTGATCACTGGaatcttcttggcttcACAATCGGCAAAATAATCCGTCGTGTTCGAATCCCGATGTAGCCAACTTTGATATATTGCTCTCAAAGTTTCATTGACTTTATCCTCTTCATTGGTAAACCCTGTTTCTTCGTCCAATGAAATCGCCTGATCTCCTATAACCAATTGCTGAGCTCCAGATATATCGGAACCTTCTGGCAAAAGCGTCAAAGGCTTTTTGGCCTTAATTGCACTTCGTAGAGTCACAACAGCAGAAACCATCCTAATAGAACAACTAACTCAGGACAGTAGTTGAGTCCAAACAAAGGAGATTCACTTGTTCGtatctgaaaattttttttatttctccaACCCGATTTCGAATCCCTTCAAAACTGCAAATATCACGTGATCCATGATTGGCTCGCTCGCTCGCTTTTCAGCCTTTCCTTATCGCTCGCGTTTGTCTCTTGTCTCTTATCGCCCCCttatttcttcctttacCATACCATGTCTGGCGATCTACCTAAACCCACATTTCTCTCCCGGATATTTGGGGCGAACTCAAATCCAGGTGAGGACCCCTTGCTCAACGACGATAACATTGATCTTCAATATGGGGATACAAGTCTTGAAAGTACTCAGAGTAGGCAGAGCAGCAGCGAGAATGCAGAAACCACCAATGAAGTTCATTTGGGACATAGTGCAGTAATACAATCGGCTTCTGATTCCAGTGCCAGCTCGGATGAGGGCTCtgtctcatcatcagcgTCGCTGCGTCGATTCGATCCTCAGAAACAGGCGATTagagatcaaattcaatcCGAATACGAAGAAAATATGTTGGATGTGGTTCCCCAAAGTTTATTAATGGACGAGGGGAAGGTACAAGGCCGGAAATCAGCAGTTCCTTTAAATCAAAACATAACTGGCAGTCATCTTGGTAGTCGATTGGGCGAGAAAGCTCTGGAATTCGCTCGCTCTAGCATTCAATTCACTCACAGGCGACGagacgatgaagagactGCCATCGAAATGAGATCTCTAGGAGGAGGTACAGGTGGATTGACGTCTAAAGTCCCAATGCTTAGTCCCACAGAAAGAGCCCTTTGGATCTGGTCTAACGTCACTAATTTGGATAGATTTTTACAGGATGTCTATCGATACTACATAGGAAATGGCCTACAATGCATTATACTTACTCAAACTTGCGATTTGGCTATTATAGTGTTTGTTGTATGGCTGTCCAGTTTTATGGGTAATTGTATCGATTACGACAAGCTTTTGAATGGAGGAGCTACTTCTTTCGATCAAGTTAGAGTGGATAAATGCtattcaaagatatcattGGGACAAAAGTGTTTCTACTACATTCTATTGGCTGTCTTGGCTGTCAGAGTAAGGAACTGTATTCATGAGTTCAAAGATTTCAGAGAAATCAAGCTATTCTTCAACTGTCTCCTTGGAATTAGCGATGACGAGTTGCAAACCATTAGTTGGCCCAGCATTGtaaagaaaataatgaTTTTGAGAGATCAAAATACTAATGCATTAGCATCCGGAAGAAaaatggatgatgatgatgatgatgatttaaagtccaagaagagattaaaTGCCCATGACATTGCCAACAGGCTCATGCGAAAGGATAACTATATGATTGCATTGTTTAACAAGCAAGTCCTTGATACTCCTTTAAAATTGCCGCTTCTAGATTCATATTTCCTCACAAAGACTCTCGAATGGAACTTGAAACTATGCATCTTTGATTATTTGTTTGATACCGAAGGACAGCTCAAAAAATCCGTATTAAGTGAACACAGCAGGTTATCCCTTTCCCATAACCTTGGTCGAAGGTTTCAAATGGCAGGCTTGTTCAGTATTGTCCTTACCCCCGCCTTGGTCATATACTTTCTCCTctacttttttcttcggTTCTTTTATGAGTTCCGAACAGACCCGAGTCTGATGAGTACTAGAGAGTTCTCTCCTTATGCATATTGGAAACTTAGAGAATTCAATGAACTCCCGCACATCTTTGAGAAACGGTTGAAGCTCTCGATCGAAGGAGCTAATATGTATCTCAACCAATTTCCTAAAGAGCGCACAAACATCATATTGAAACTTGTCTCCTTTGTGTCAGGATCTATAGTAGCTGTGCTAGCTATGCTAACGGTATTTGGCCACGAGAATTTCCTCAACTTTGAGATCACTTCTGGCCATACTGTTTTGTTTTACATGTCTGCATTTGGCGCTCTTTTCACCATCTGTAAGAGTTCCATTTTGGACGATAATTCCGTTTTCGATCCAGAGGCCTCATTAAGGTATGTAGCTCAGTTCACCCACTACTTACCAAGCTCTTGGGAGGGCCAGTACCATACAGAGAATGTTAGAAGTCAATTTTGCAGGttgttcaatttgaaggttGTATTAGTACTGAAGGAACTCACAAGTATGATTATGCTTCCCTATTTATTATATTTTAGACTGCCAGATGCATCCGAGAAGATATTGGACTTCTTTAGAGAGTTTACTATTCATGTTGACGGTCTGGGATACGTCTGCAGCTTTGCAATGTTTAACCTAGACGACAATAAGGATAAACCAGGAACCATGTACATAGGTAGAAGCGGAAAATGGGATAGAGAGGAACTGAAGAGCGGCTATTATGCCGCCAACGACGATAAGATGGTGAAGTCGTACCTGTATTTTCTTGAGAGTTATGGAGAACCGGTGACTAAAAGACCTCAAGCACATGTAACGTCTACCCCTCGTTCCACCTCTACAACTCCTGCCGTGCGCCGCAGGCAGCTAGACCACATGGAAGATACTACAGCAGGATTATCTACAGATTCCAAGAATTACTTAAATAATGCCAGAAATAGCATGCTACTGGGGGATTCGGTGCATACTCAGCAGCGCAACGAGGCCAAACTGGCAGATAGCGGAGGAGTCTTAGGATTACTCAATCAAATATATAAGCATCAGCCAAGGGAAACATGACTGatcactttcttcttctcttttccctttCATACTCATTTTTGGCAGTACCCTCTTGCGTTTGAATGCTATTAACGATCTTAGCCATCTTCTCATGGTACTTTTTgtactcttctttcttctcattaaTGTGAGCTCTGGCCTCAAATTCGGTTTGTCTTCTGAGTTCACGCAtgttttgcttcttttcctccttaATCTGGTGTTGCAATTTACCCACTTCTTGCCTGGTTCTATCTGGATCATAGAACTTTCTATCTGGATTGTAATTCTCCTCGAACTTGGGAGCGTACGTGGGGATCGAGAGGGGTCTGTGTGACTGTAACTGAAGTGGTTCTCTTTCATTCGATGCGATTCTTCTTATGTTTTCGATCTTTTTGAGAAGCGAAGGAATAAGTGGAGTTGAAGCATGATACACCACCATATGTCTGAGAAGCACTACAAATGGAGTGGATATCTCTATGAAGGAGGATGTTTCTATGAAGAGACTCACGTACTGGTCTAGCAAAGAAACAGTTTTGAGAAGCAAAGACGCACATTGACTCTGCGAGACATCCATCCAGTTGGATAGACTTAATGTTTGCAAATCCGCTGGCAATTCAGTCTCTATTGAGAGAGTGAACTTAGTTCTAGTAGGCTGCTTGACGCACGTTGCAAGCTTTTCGGAATGCAGAATCTTATCTGGGTCTT
This region of Brettanomyces nanus chromosome 2, complete sequence genomic DNA includes:
- a CDS encoding uncharacterized protein (BUSCO:EOG093439FR), with product MVSAVVTLRSAIKAKKPLTLLPEGSDISGAQQLVIGDQAISLDEETGFTNEEDKVNETLRAIYQSWLHRDSNTTDYFADCEAKKIPVISFMERTELISYLSGASEKCEHLKGEEEKEDNEEQKKRGAKSDKTAGGKRQKIIDSDPFLKLVLSNEREVVDHNKALRGSKLVDFSNVAKECEYKIIRPLKKSSSKSGRYHRHGADGVSGAAGVAGAVGAVGAGSQSLSAILKHKDPIIILSPSASALINMGNVKSFLEEGKFIDPSSENNSVSMQKIVRNSKLFNKKIKFVVVNDVDKFFTKPEHWDRVVAVFTTGQQWQFKNYRDSKPNALFQKVKGFYVHYNGDPIPESIETWNLEVISIERSRRFKDRQTSEYLWEMVEKFMASRGYK
- a CDS encoding uncharacterized protein (BUSCO:EOG09344GVZ~EggNog:ENOG41) yields the protein MISYGDLSLRAVNFIFLIIVLGLSGSLAATTVYQSNPQVNFCVFAAAWALLTSTIYGALAYFISFLASPLFLVIFDFLNFVFTFAAATALAVAIRVHSCSNSTYLDNNNVAQGSSDRCRKSQATVAFLYFSFFVFLFSLVMQFLNLGKNGIFGSSYSGKSARTGVPTMAQV